A single Klebsiella variicola DNA region contains:
- the mtlA gene encoding PTS mannitol transporter subunit IICBA has protein sequence MSSDIKIKVQSFGRFLSNMVMPNIGAFIAWGIITALFIPTGWLPNETLAKLVGPMITYLLPLLIGYTGGKLVGGERGGVVGAITTMGVIVGADMPMFLGSMIAGPLGGYCIKKFDNWVDGKIKSGFEMLVNNFSAGIIGMILAILAFLGIGPAVEVLSKILAAGVNFMVAHDMLPLASIFVEPAKILFLNNAINHGIFSPLGIQQSHELGKSIFFLIEANPGPGMGVLLAYMFFGRGSAKQSAGGAAIIHFLGGIHEIYFPYVLMNPRLILAVILGGMTGVFTLTILNGGLVSPASPGSILAVLAMTPKGAYFANIAAIIAAMAVSFVVSAVLLKTSKVKEEDDIEAATRRMHDMKAESKGASPLAAGNVTNDLSHVRKIIVACDAGMGSSAMGAGVLRKKVQDAGLSNISVTNSAINNLPPDVDLVITHRDLTERAMRQVPQAQHISLTNFLDSGLYTSLTERLVAAQRHIENEVKVTDSLKDSFDDGDKNLFQLGADNIFLGRKAATKEEAIRFAGEQLVKGGYVEPEYVQAMLDREKLTSTYLGESIAVPHGTIEAKDRVLKTGVVFCQYPEGVRFGEDEDDVARLVIGIAARNNEHIQVITSLTNALDDETVIERLAKTTSVDEVLALLNK, from the coding sequence ATGTCATCCGATATCAAGATCAAGGTGCAAAGCTTTGGTCGTTTCCTCAGCAATATGGTGATGCCGAATATCGGCGCGTTTATCGCGTGGGGTATCATCACCGCGCTTTTCATTCCGACAGGGTGGTTGCCAAACGAAACGCTGGCGAAGCTGGTCGGTCCGATGATCACCTACCTGCTGCCGCTGCTGATCGGTTACACCGGCGGTAAATTAGTCGGCGGCGAACGTGGTGGCGTGGTCGGGGCGATCACCACCATGGGCGTTATCGTCGGCGCGGATATGCCGATGTTCCTCGGCTCAATGATTGCCGGCCCGCTGGGCGGCTACTGCATCAAGAAGTTCGATAACTGGGTAGACGGTAAGATCAAATCCGGTTTTGAAATGCTGGTGAATAACTTCTCCGCTGGCATCATCGGGATGATCCTCGCCATTCTGGCCTTCCTCGGCATTGGCCCGGCGGTTGAAGTTCTGTCGAAAATTCTGGCGGCTGGCGTTAACTTTATGGTGGCGCACGACATGCTGCCGCTGGCGTCTATCTTCGTGGAACCGGCAAAAATCCTGTTCCTCAATAACGCCATTAACCACGGTATCTTCTCGCCGCTGGGTATTCAGCAGTCCCACGAGCTGGGTAAATCTATCTTCTTCCTGATTGAAGCTAACCCGGGCCCGGGGATGGGCGTACTGCTGGCGTACATGTTCTTTGGTCGCGGCAGCGCAAAACAGTCAGCAGGCGGGGCGGCTATCATCCACTTCCTGGGGGGTATCCATGAAATCTACTTCCCGTACGTGCTGATGAACCCACGTCTGATCCTGGCCGTTATCCTCGGCGGGATGACCGGTGTCTTCACCCTGACCATCCTCAATGGCGGTCTGGTCTCTCCGGCTTCCCCAGGCTCTATCCTGGCGGTGCTGGCGATGACGCCGAAAGGCGCCTACTTCGCTAACATCGCCGCGATTATCGCAGCGATGGCGGTCTCCTTCGTGGTCTCTGCGGTTCTGCTGAAGACCAGCAAGGTAAAAGAAGAAGACGATATCGAAGCCGCGACGCGTCGTATGCATGACATGAAAGCGGAATCCAAAGGCGCCAGCCCGCTGGCGGCCGGTAATGTCACCAACGACCTGAGCCATGTGCGTAAAATCATCGTCGCCTGCGACGCCGGGATGGGTTCCAGCGCCATGGGTGCCGGGGTGCTGCGCAAGAAAGTGCAGGATGCCGGACTGAGTAACATCTCGGTTACCAACAGCGCGATCAATAACCTGCCGCCGGATGTTGACCTGGTCATCACTCACCGTGACCTGACCGAGCGGGCGATGCGCCAGGTACCACAGGCGCAGCATATTTCGCTGACCAACTTCCTCGACAGCGGTCTGTACACCAGCCTGACTGAGCGTCTGGTCGCGGCCCAGCGCCACATCGAGAATGAAGTGAAAGTTACCGATAGCCTGAAAGACAGCTTTGATGATGGCGACAAAAACCTGTTCCAGTTGGGTGCGGATAACATCTTCCTCGGGCGCAAAGCAGCCACCAAAGAAGAAGCCATTCGCTTCGCCGGCGAGCAGCTGGTGAAAGGCGGCTACGTCGAGCCGGAATATGTGCAGGCGATGCTGGACCGCGAAAAACTGACCTCGACCTATCTCGGCGAGTCCATCGCGGTACCGCACGGCACCATCGAAGCGAAAGACCGTGTGCTGAAAACCGGCGTCGTCTTCTGCCAGTACCCGGAAGGCGTGCGCTTTGGGGAAGATGAAGACGATGTCGCCCGTCTGGTCATCGGCATCGCGGCCCGCAACAACGAGCATATTCAGGTTATCACCAGCCTGACTAACGCCCTGGATGACGAAACCGTGATTGAGCGCCTGGCGAAAACCACCAGCGTCGACGAAGTTCTGGCACTGTTGAATAAATAA
- a CDS encoding DUF3302 domain-containing protein, which produces MFLNYFALGVLIFVFLVIFYGIIIIHDIPYLIAKKRNHPHSDAIHVAGWVSLFTLHVIWPFLWIWATLYQPERGWGMQHKANTAPDEPEKETDIQQLRQRLSDLEHQVAAIQRPQSTSAAET; this is translated from the coding sequence ATGTTTCTCAATTATTTTGCGCTGGGCGTTCTGATCTTCGTTTTTCTGGTCATTTTTTATGGGATTATCATTATTCACGATATTCCTTATTTGATCGCCAAAAAACGCAACCACCCTCATTCCGATGCTATTCATGTCGCCGGATGGGTCAGTCTTTTTACTCTCCACGTCATCTGGCCGTTTTTATGGATTTGGGCCACGTTGTACCAGCCTGAGCGCGGCTGGGGCATGCAGCATAAGGCGAATACGGCCCCTGACGAACCTGAAAAAGAGACCGATATACAACAGCTTCGCCAACGACTGAGCGACCTTGAACACCAGGTGGCGGCCATCCAGCGGCCGCAGTCCACCTCTGCGGCGGAGACATAA
- a CDS encoding HlyD family secretion protein: MDLLIILTYVAIAWSIFKIFKIPVNKWTVPTAALGGVFIVSALILLMNYNHPYTFLAQKAVISIPITPQVTGVVNSVTDKANQRVKKGEVLFTIDPARYQARVDRLQADLVTALHSINTLKAQLSEAQANTTRVSAERDRLYKDYQRYLKGSQARVNPFSESDIDNARQNYLAQDALVKASVAEQAQIQSQLDSMINGEQSQVASLRAQLAEAKYNLDQTTVRAPSDGYITQVLIRPGTYAASLPLRPVMVFIPEQKRLIVAQFRQNSLLRLEKGDDAEAVFNALPGQVFHGKLVSILPVVPGGSYQAQGALQSLTVTPGSDGVLATIELDPNAEIDALPDGIYAQVAVYSDHFAHVSVMRKVLLRMTSWMHYLYLDH, translated from the coding sequence ATGGATCTGTTGATAATTTTGACCTACGTGGCCATCGCCTGGTCGATATTTAAAATCTTCAAAATACCGGTAAATAAATGGACGGTACCTACCGCGGCGCTGGGGGGCGTATTTATTGTTAGCGCGCTTATTTTATTAATGAACTATAACCACCCTTACACCTTTCTGGCGCAAAAGGCGGTGATATCTATTCCTATTACGCCGCAGGTTACCGGAGTGGTTAACAGCGTCACCGACAAAGCGAATCAGCGCGTCAAAAAGGGTGAGGTGCTTTTTACCATTGACCCGGCGCGCTATCAGGCGCGGGTCGACCGTCTGCAGGCCGACCTGGTGACGGCGCTGCACAGTATTAACACCCTCAAAGCGCAGCTCTCTGAAGCCCAGGCCAACACCACCCGCGTGTCGGCGGAGCGCGATCGCTTATACAAGGACTATCAGCGCTACCTGAAAGGGAGCCAGGCGCGGGTGAACCCGTTCTCGGAAAGCGACATCGATAACGCCAGGCAGAATTACCTTGCCCAGGACGCGCTGGTCAAGGCGTCGGTGGCGGAGCAGGCGCAGATCCAGAGCCAGCTGGACAGCATGATCAACGGCGAGCAGTCGCAAGTGGCCAGCCTGCGCGCCCAGCTGGCGGAGGCGAAATATAATCTCGATCAGACCACCGTGCGGGCGCCAAGCGATGGGTATATCACCCAGGTGCTGATCCGTCCGGGGACCTATGCCGCCTCGCTGCCGCTGCGTCCGGTGATGGTGTTTATCCCCGAGCAAAAACGGCTGATCGTCGCCCAGTTTCGGCAAAATTCCCTGTTAAGGCTGGAGAAAGGCGACGACGCGGAAGCGGTGTTTAACGCCCTGCCCGGGCAGGTGTTCCACGGCAAACTGGTGAGTATTTTACCGGTGGTGCCGGGAGGAAGTTATCAGGCGCAAGGGGCGTTACAGTCGCTGACCGTGACGCCGGGCAGCGATGGCGTGCTGGCGACCATCGAGCTCGACCCCAATGCCGAAATTGATGCGCTACCCGATGGTATCTACGCGCAGGTGGCGGTCTACTCCGACCATTTCGCCCACGTCTCGGTGATGCGTAAAGTGCTGCTGCGGATGACCAGCTGGATGCACTACCTCTATCTCGATCATTAA
- a CDS encoding glutathione S-transferase has protein sequence MKLIGSYTSPFVRKISVILLEKRIPFEFVNESPYSESNGVARYNPLGKVPALVTDDGECWFDSPVIAQYLELLGVAPPMIPADPRAALRMRQLEALADGVMEAAQALVREKARPGAQQSEQELLRQREKVARGLDRLEACAADGTLRGDEVNLATISTACAIAYLNFRRVAPGWCATRPQLVKLVDALFQRASFARTEPPRT, from the coding sequence ATGAAACTGATCGGCAGCTACACCAGTCCCTTTGTGCGCAAAATCTCCGTGATCCTGCTGGAAAAGCGCATCCCTTTTGAGTTTGTCAACGAATCCCCCTACAGCGAAAGCAACGGTGTGGCGCGCTATAACCCGCTGGGCAAGGTACCGGCGCTGGTGACGGACGACGGTGAGTGCTGGTTTGACTCCCCGGTCATCGCCCAGTATCTGGAGCTGCTGGGCGTGGCGCCGCCGATGATCCCCGCCGACCCCAGAGCCGCTCTCAGGATGCGTCAGCTAGAGGCGCTTGCGGATGGGGTGATGGAGGCCGCCCAGGCGCTGGTGCGTGAAAAGGCTCGCCCGGGCGCGCAACAGTCAGAGCAAGAGCTGCTCCGCCAGCGGGAGAAAGTGGCTCGCGGCCTCGACCGGCTGGAAGCCTGCGCGGCAGACGGAACGCTGCGCGGCGACGAGGTTAATCTGGCGACCATTTCAACGGCCTGCGCCATTGCTTATCTGAACTTTCGCCGGGTCGCGCCCGGCTGGTGCGCCACCCGGCCGCAACTGGTGAAGCTGGTGGATGCGTTGTTCCAGCGCGCCAGCTTTGCGCGTACCGAACCGCCGCGGACTTGA
- the selA gene encoding L-seryl-tRNA(Sec) selenium transferase yields the protein MTTDIRALYTRLPAIDRLLRDPAFSPLLAQHGHSQVVAQLRQMLDEAREQISQRQTLPDWSHDWLHACEQRLTAGQRSALRPVFNLTGTVLHTNLGRAIQAESAVEAVASAMRAPVTLEYDLDDAGRGHRDRAIADLLCQITGAEDACIVNNNAAAVLLMLAATASGREVVVSRGELVEIGGAFRIPDVMRQAGCQLHEVGTTNRTHAKDYRQAVNDNTALLMKVHTSNYSIEGFTKAVDEAELAAIGRELDIPVVADLGSGSLVDLSQYGLPKEPMPQEMIAAGVSLVSFSGDKLLGGPQAGIIVGKRALIARLQSHPLKRALRADKMTLAALEATLRLYQHPEVLTERLPTLRLLTRPAEEIRRLAERLLPDLAAHYADFAVSVAACQSQIGSGSLPVDRLPSAALTFTPHDGRGSRLEALAARWRALPCPVIGRIDDGRLWLDLRCLEDETRFMEMLLR from the coding sequence ATGACTACCGATATTCGTGCGCTTTATACCCGGCTCCCGGCCATTGACCGCTTACTACGCGACCCCGCTTTTTCTCCCCTGCTGGCGCAGCACGGCCATTCGCAGGTGGTGGCGCAGCTGCGCCAGATGCTGGATGAGGCGCGGGAACAGATTAGCCAACGGCAGACGCTCCCTGACTGGAGCCATGACTGGCTGCACGCCTGTGAGCAGCGGCTCACCGCCGGCCAGCGGAGCGCCCTGCGTCCGGTGTTTAATCTCACCGGTACGGTATTGCATACCAATCTGGGGCGCGCCATCCAGGCGGAGTCGGCTGTGGAGGCGGTTGCCAGCGCGATGCGCGCGCCGGTGACGCTCGAATATGATCTCGACGACGCCGGGCGCGGCCATCGCGATCGCGCCATTGCCGATCTGCTGTGCCAGATCACCGGCGCGGAAGATGCCTGTATCGTGAACAACAACGCGGCGGCCGTTCTGCTGATGCTGGCGGCCACCGCCAGCGGCCGCGAAGTGGTGGTTTCCCGCGGCGAACTGGTGGAGATCGGCGGCGCATTTCGCATTCCTGATGTGATGCGTCAGGCGGGTTGTCAGCTGCACGAAGTGGGTACCACCAACCGCACCCATGCCAAAGACTATCGTCAGGCGGTGAATGACAATACCGCGCTGCTGATGAAGGTTCACACCAGCAACTACAGCATTGAAGGCTTTACTAAAGCCGTCGACGAAGCGGAGCTGGCGGCCATTGGCCGCGAACTGGACATCCCGGTGGTGGCCGACCTGGGCAGCGGGTCGCTGGTGGATCTCAGCCAGTATGGCCTGCCGAAGGAGCCGATGCCGCAGGAGATGATCGCCGCCGGGGTGAGCCTGGTCAGTTTCTCTGGCGACAAGCTGCTCGGCGGCCCGCAGGCCGGAATTATCGTCGGCAAACGCGCGCTGATTGCCCGGCTGCAAAGCCATCCGCTGAAGCGGGCCCTGCGCGCGGATAAAATGACCCTCGCGGCGCTGGAAGCCACGCTGCGCCTCTATCAGCACCCGGAGGTGCTGACGGAGAGATTACCGACGCTGCGCTTGCTCACCCGTCCGGCGGAAGAGATCCGCCGGCTGGCTGAACGCCTGCTGCCTGACCTGGCGGCACACTATGCTGACTTTGCCGTCAGCGTGGCAGCCTGCCAGTCGCAGATTGGCAGCGGTTCGTTACCCGTTGACCGCCTGCCCAGCGCGGCGTTGACCTTTACCCCGCATGACGGCCGCGGCAGCCGGCTGGAGGCGCTGGCTGCCCGCTGGCGCGCGCTGCCGTGTCCGGTGATTGGCCGCATTGATGATGGTCGGCTCTGGCTGGACCTGCGCTGTCTGGAAGATGAAACCCGGTTTATGGAGATGTTGTTACGATGA
- the selB gene encoding selenocysteine-specific translation elongation factor, giving the protein MIIATAGHVDHGKTTLLQAITGVNADRLPEEKARGMTIDLGYAYWPQPDGRVLGFIDVPGHEKFLSNMLAGVGGIDHALLVVACDDGVMAQTREHLAILQLTGKPTLTVALTKTDRVAATRVEEVRAEVEQTLRELGFDAVAFFPTAAAENIGIAELRSHLLQLAERPRPQQQRFRLALDRAFTVKGAGLVVTGTALSGEVRVGDTLWLTGVNTPMRVRGLHAQNQAVEQAHAGQRIALNIVGDAQKEAVHRGDWLLSSPPPEPAERVIVELRCHTPLSQWQPLHIHHAASHITGRVSLLEDNLAELVLDTPLWLADNDRLVLRDISARMTLAGARVVTLDPPRRGKRKPEYLQWLHALAAVGADDAQALELHLQRDAVRLERFAWARQLSEAGMAALIQRPDYLQAGQRLLSAPLAARWQRKLLDALARYHEQHRDEPGPGRERLRRIALPMEDEALVLLLIEQMRESGLVHSHHGWLHLPEHKAGFTDEQQAVWQKVETLFGDDPWWVRDLAREVHVEESLMRAVLRQAAQQGMITAIVKDRYYRNDRIVQFAQRVRELDQLRGSTCAADFRDTLNVGRKLAIQILEYFDRIGFTRRRGNDHILRDKALFL; this is encoded by the coding sequence ATGATTATTGCCACCGCTGGACATGTTGACCACGGCAAAACGACGCTGCTGCAGGCGATAACCGGCGTAAACGCCGATCGTCTGCCGGAAGAGAAAGCGCGGGGAATGACGATCGATCTCGGCTATGCCTACTGGCCGCAGCCGGACGGGCGGGTGCTGGGATTTATTGACGTTCCCGGACACGAAAAGTTTTTGTCCAACATGCTGGCGGGGGTGGGGGGTATTGACCATGCGCTGCTGGTGGTGGCCTGCGATGACGGGGTGATGGCGCAAACCCGCGAACACCTGGCGATCCTGCAGTTGACCGGAAAGCCGACGCTGACCGTGGCGCTCACCAAAACGGACCGCGTGGCGGCCACCAGGGTGGAGGAGGTCCGGGCGGAGGTCGAGCAGACTCTGCGCGAGCTGGGCTTTGACGCCGTCGCTTTCTTTCCCACCGCGGCGGCGGAAAACATCGGTATTGCCGAACTGCGCAGCCATCTGCTGCAGCTTGCGGAGCGCCCCCGCCCGCAGCAGCAGCGGTTTCGCCTGGCGCTGGACCGCGCTTTTACCGTCAAAGGGGCAGGGCTGGTGGTCACCGGGACGGCGCTCTCCGGTGAAGTACGGGTCGGGGATACTCTGTGGCTCACCGGCGTCAACACGCCGATGCGCGTGCGGGGTCTGCATGCCCAGAATCAAGCGGTTGAGCAGGCGCACGCCGGGCAGCGCATTGCGCTGAATATTGTCGGCGATGCACAGAAAGAGGCAGTGCACCGCGGCGACTGGCTGTTGTCCTCACCGCCGCCGGAGCCTGCGGAACGGGTGATTGTCGAGCTGCGGTGCCATACGCCGCTCAGCCAGTGGCAACCGCTGCATATTCACCATGCTGCCAGCCACATTACCGGCCGGGTGTCGCTCCTCGAGGACAACCTGGCGGAGCTGGTGCTGGATACCCCGCTGTGGCTGGCGGATAACGACCGGTTGGTGCTCCGCGATATCTCTGCGCGTATGACGCTGGCCGGCGCACGGGTGGTGACGCTGGATCCCCCGCGCCGCGGCAAACGTAAACCGGAATATCTGCAGTGGCTGCACGCCCTGGCGGCGGTCGGCGCTGACGATGCGCAGGCGCTTGAGCTGCATCTGCAGCGGGATGCCGTCCGGCTTGAGCGCTTCGCCTGGGCACGGCAGCTCAGCGAAGCCGGAATGGCCGCCCTGATCCAGCGACCAGACTATCTGCAGGCCGGACAGCGCCTGCTCAGTGCCCCGCTTGCCGCCCGCTGGCAGCGAAAATTGCTGGATGCTCTGGCGCGTTACCATGAGCAGCATCGCGATGAGCCCGGGCCGGGCCGGGAGCGCCTGCGCCGCATCGCGCTGCCGATGGAAGATGAAGCGCTGGTGCTGCTGCTGATTGAGCAGATGCGCGAGAGCGGCTTAGTCCACAGCCATCACGGCTGGCTGCATTTGCCGGAGCATAAAGCCGGGTTTACCGACGAGCAGCAGGCGGTCTGGCAGAAGGTGGAAACCCTGTTCGGCGACGATCCGTGGTGGGTGCGCGATCTCGCGCGCGAAGTCCATGTCGAAGAGTCGCTGATGCGCGCGGTGCTGCGCCAGGCGGCGCAGCAGGGGATGATTACTGCGATCGTCAAGGATCGTTACTACCGCAACGATCGCATTGTGCAATTCGCCCAACGGGTGCGCGAGCTGGATCAGCTGCGCGGATCAACCTGCGCCGCGGATTTCCGCGATACCTTAAACGTCGGGCGCAAGCTGGCGATCCAGATCCTGGAGTATTTCGATCGGATTGGCTTCACCCGCCGTCGCGGTAACGATCATATCCTGCGCGATAAGGCGTTGTTTCTGTAA
- a CDS encoding 4Fe-4S dicluster domain-containing protein gives MNQFLIANAQRCIGCRTCEVACAVAHQQAQDVAALSTNHFAPRIRVVKSGDISTATACRQCEDAPCASVCPQGAIQRDNDVWWVDQRRCIGCKSCMVACPYGAMTVTVVNEQAQALKCDLCHHRAEGPACVAACPTQALRVMVPAELEALCAQKRQRLALA, from the coding sequence ATGAACCAGTTTCTTATTGCCAATGCCCAGCGGTGTATTGGCTGTCGTACCTGTGAAGTGGCTTGTGCGGTGGCGCACCAGCAGGCGCAGGATGTCGCCGCCCTGTCGACGAACCATTTCGCGCCGCGTATCCGGGTGGTGAAAAGCGGTGACATATCGACGGCGACGGCGTGCCGGCAATGCGAGGATGCGCCCTGCGCCAGCGTTTGCCCGCAAGGGGCGATTCAGCGCGACAATGACGTCTGGTGGGTCGATCAGCGGCGCTGCATCGGCTGCAAAAGTTGCATGGTGGCCTGCCCGTACGGCGCGATGACCGTTACGGTAGTGAACGAGCAGGCGCAGGCGCTGAAATGCGATTTATGCCATCACCGCGCTGAAGGACCAGCCTGCGTGGCCGCCTGCCCGACGCAGGCGCTGCGGGTGATGGTTCCCGCGGAGCTGGAGGCGCTATGTGCGCAAAAACGCCAGCGGCTGGCGCTGGCGTGA
- the avtA gene encoding valine--pyruvate transaminase has product MTFSLFGDKFTRHSGITRLMEDLNDGLRTPGAIMLGGGNPAQIPEMNDYFQQLLSDMLDNGKALDALCNYDGPQGKSELLSLLANMLRDELGWEIEPQNIALTNGSQSAFFYLFNLFAGRRADGTTRKVLFPLTPEYIGYADAGLEEDLFVATRPNIELLPEGQFKYHVDFEHLQVTEETGMICVSRPTNPTGNVITDEELIKLDALANQHGVPLVIDNAYGVPFPGIIFSDARPLWNPNIVLCMSLSKLGLPGSRCGIIIANEKIITAISNMNGIISLAPGGIGPAMMCEMIKRQDLLRLSETVIKPFYYQRVQETIAIIRRYLPEERCLIHKPEGAIFLWLWFKDLPVSTELLYQRLKKRGVLMVPGDYFFPGLDKPWPHTHQCMRMNYVPDPQKIEAGVKILAEEIEFAWREQEA; this is encoded by the coding sequence ATGACATTTTCCCTTTTCGGCGACAAATTCACCCGTCATTCAGGCATCACCCGCTTGATGGAAGACCTTAATGACGGTCTGCGCACGCCGGGCGCTATTATGCTGGGCGGCGGCAACCCCGCTCAGATCCCGGAAATGAATGACTACTTCCAGCAGCTGCTGTCCGACATGCTGGATAATGGCAAAGCCCTTGATGCGCTTTGTAATTATGATGGGCCGCAGGGCAAAAGCGAGCTGCTGAGCCTGCTGGCGAACATGCTGCGCGACGAGCTGGGCTGGGAGATCGAACCACAGAATATTGCGCTAACAAACGGCAGTCAGAGCGCATTTTTCTACTTATTTAATCTGTTTGCAGGCCGTCGGGCAGATGGCACCACGCGTAAGGTACTGTTCCCACTGACGCCGGAATATATTGGTTACGCCGATGCCGGTCTGGAAGAGGATCTGTTCGTTGCCACCCGGCCGAACATCGAACTGCTGCCGGAAGGCCAGTTCAAATACCACGTTGATTTTGAACATCTGCAGGTGACGGAAGAGACCGGGATGATCTGCGTCTCGCGCCCCACCAACCCGACCGGCAACGTCATCACTGATGAAGAGCTGATCAAACTGGATGCGCTGGCGAATCAGCACGGGGTCCCGCTGGTGATTGATAACGCCTACGGCGTACCGTTCCCGGGCATTATCTTTAGCGATGCCCGACCGCTGTGGAATCCAAACATCGTGCTGTGTATGAGCCTGTCCAAACTGGGCCTGCCGGGCAGCCGCTGCGGGATTATCATCGCCAACGAGAAAATCATCACCGCCATCAGCAACATGAACGGCATTATCAGCCTCGCCCCTGGCGGCATTGGGCCGGCAATGATGTGCGAAATGATTAAACGACAGGATCTGCTGCGCCTGTCAGAGACGGTGATCAAGCCCTTCTATTACCAGCGGGTGCAGGAAACCATCGCCATTATTCGCCGTTATTTACCGGAGGAGCGCTGCCTGATCCACAAACCGGAGGGAGCCATTTTCCTCTGGCTGTGGTTTAAGGACCTGCCGGTCTCCACCGAGCTGCTGTATCAGCGGCTGAAAAAGCGCGGCGTGCTGATGGTGCCGGGGGATTACTTCTTCCCGGGTCTGGATAAGCCGTGGCCGCACACTCACCAGTGTATGCGCATGAACTATGTGCCAGACCCGCAAAAAATTGAGGCCGGGGTGAAAATTCTCGCCGAAGAGATTGAATTCGCCTGGCGCGAACAGGAAGCATAG